GCTTCAATGCTCACGTACCAATAAGTACGCTGCGCTTCGATGCTCAATTTTCGAACAAACTGCACTATTTTTCAAAAATCTCTAAGTTAATAAGGAATAAATGATTAGTTTAATCATAGAATTTGCGGCCGACTCGGCTAATTCAGGTATTCTAGGACTCGATGTCCACGAGTTTGTAGTGCAGCTAATTACGTTCATTCTGGCGATTTTAGCTCTGATGAAATTCGCTGTGAGCCCGATTAACAAGATGCTGGACGCTCGCCGTGAAACTATTGAAAAGGGCGTATCTCTGGGCGAAAAAATGCAAAAAGACCAGGCAGAGATGGAGGCTAAAGTAGCCGCAGCCTTGCGCGATGCTCGCGAACAGGCCGATAAAATTATTGCCGACGCAGCCGAGCACGGCCGCCAGGCGATCGTTGAGGCCGAGGCTAAAGCCAAAGAAAAGGCTGAGGCCATAATCGCCAGTGGTCAGGAGCGCGTTGAGCAGGATATTAAAGAGGCTCGCACTAAACTAGAAAAAGAATTGTCTGGTTTAGTCGCTGAAGCTACCGAGGCGGTTATAGGCGAGAAGGTAGATGCCAAAAAAGACGCCGCTCTAATTGATAAGGCTTTGCGGGGGCGGGCATGAGTTCTAAGATATCCCGCAGCGAGCTGGTAGTGATTTTAGACAAATTGTCTACAAAACTGCCATCTAAAAAGTTCAGCCGCGAGGTAGCTAACTATCTTTTGAGCGAGAAGCGCACCGGTGAGCTAGACAGCCTGGCTCGTGAATTGATTAACTACCGGGCCGAGAAAGGCGTAGTGGAAGTTACCGCCGTTAGTGCGCGCGCGCTTAGTTCGACGGCGGTCAGTGAGGTGAAGCAGAAGGTTAAGCAGCTCTACCCAGGCGCCCGTCAGATAATTATTAACCAGAGGATTGATGATAGTCAGATTGGCGGTGTGCGGCTGGAGTTCCCCGACAAGCAGTTGGACTTAACTCTGAGAAGCAAAATTAACAAATTTAAACAACAGACGGTAGGTAACTAACTTATGGCGACAGATTTGAACGTTAAGAATTTATCAGGCGATATCCGCGCGGCCATTGCCGAGCTTAAAAAGCGGCCCGAAATTGAATCAGTAGGTATTGTTACCCGCGCTGCCGACGGCATTGTCTGGATTTATGGTCTTAGGTCTTGCGGTTATTCGGAGATGATTGAGATCGACGCTGTGGGCGGCGGGGTGGTTACGGCTTTCGCCCTTAATCTTGGCGAAGATGAAATCGGTGCCGTACTCTTGGGTGCCGATGACCGGGTAGAAGCCGGCGCTAAAGCCCGCCTTTCCGGCAAGGTTTTGGAGGTTCCGGTAGGGCCGGAGTTGGCCGGCCGAGTGGTCAACCCGCTAGGCCAGCCACTAGACGGCGGTGAACCTATCAAAACCAAGCAAACGGCTCGCGTGGAACGTCCGGCACCAGGTGTACTGGACCGCAAACACGTCGCCGAACCGCTGATGACGGGACTAACGGCCATCGACACTTTAGTGCCAATCGGCCGCGGTCAGCGCGAGCTTATTATTGGCGACCGTCAAACCGGCAAGACTGCCATTGCCGTTGACGCCATGATTAACCAGGCTCGCTCTAAGTCCGGTGTTATCAATGTTTATGTGGCTATCGGCCAGAAATTATCTAAAATCGCAGCCTTGACTGAACGCCTCAAGCGCGAAAAAGTTATGGACCAGACCATTATCGTGGCTACCAGTCCCAGCGATCCAGCCGCCTTGCTTTACTTGGCACCATACGCGGCGACCGCCATGGGCGAATATTTTCGCGATAACAAGCAGCACGCCTTGATTATTTACGACGATTTATCTAAGCACGCCGTGGCTTACCGTCAGATGTCACTACTCTTGCGCCGTCCGCCAGGCCGCGAAGCTTATCCGGGTGATGTCTTCTATCTGCACTCACGCCTGCTGGAGCGTTCAGCGAAACTAGCCGATAAGCTCGGCGGCGGTTCACTAACCGCTCTGCCGATCATCGAGACCCAGGCCGGTGATATTTCCGCCTACATCCCAACCAATGTCATTTCTATCACTGACGGTCAGATCTTCCTCGAGACCAACTTGTTCTACCAGGGAATCCGGCCAGCTATTTCTGTAGGCCTGTCTGTGTCGCGCGTTGGTGGCGATGCTCAGACCAAAGCCATCAAGAGCGTTGGCGGCGGTTTGAAACTGAGCCTAGCGCAGTTCCGTGAGTTGGCATCCTTTAGTCAGTTCTCCACCGACCTTGATGAAGAAACCCGCAGCACGATTGAACGCGGCCAGCGTTTGACCGAACTTTTGAAGCAGCCACAATACTCACCGAAATCTATTTGGGAAATGTATTGTTCTCTGCTCGCAGTCACCAATGGTTGCTTTGATAATGTGGAGCTTCCGAAAATCAAGCCGGCCGAGGCGGCGCTGCTTGCCGAGCTAAAATCCAAGCACGCTAAGCTGGTCGAAGCTATTAATAAGGGCGACAAACCAACCGACGAGCAGACCAACCAGGTATTGAAAGTAGCTCAGACGATCGCTAAGAGTTACGAAACAACTAAGTCTAACCAGAATAGGGCGGCTTAGAAATGCCAAGTCTAATAACGCTAAAGCGCCGGATCGGCTCCATCAAAAATACTCGCCAAATTACTAAGGCGATGGAGTTGGTTAGCTCTTCTAAACTGCGCCGGGCCCAGGCCGCGGCGCTAGCGTCCAGGGCTTATCGGGAGGCGGCTTATGATCTGCTATCTCGTCTAAATCAGGTGAAGGAAGTCGAGCAGCAACCGCTGTTTAAAAAGCGCCCGATTAAAACTCGCCTGTACGTAGTGATTACATCCAACAGTGGGCTAGCCGGGGCTTATAATTCCAATGTTTTAAAGTTACTGGCCCAAGATTTAAAGCAAGACCAATCAGAAAAAGTTAAATCCAGCGCCATCACGGTTGGTTCCAAAGGCGCCCAGTTTGTCCGAAGAGTTGAGAACGTCGAACTCTTTAGTCATTATCCGGCCTTTGGCGACGAGCCAACAGAGGGTGATATTGTGCCACTCTTAAATTCGGTTATTGACGCTTACCGCGAAGAGAAGGTTGACGAAGTCCGCTTAATCTATACGGAGTTTAAATCCAGCCTGAGCCAGGTAGCGACCAGCCTTTCGCTATTGCCGGCCGGTACAGAAGAAATGCCAAAAGAACCGCCGGCCACTGCCGGTTTTATGAATTTTGAGCCGGATGTTGAAACGGTTATTCATAACGCCGGCGTCCGGCTGATTCAGGCCCAGATATGGCAAGCTTTACTGGAAAGCAACGCTAGCGAGCACGCTATGCGTGCCGTAGCCATGAAGAACGCCACCGATAACGCCGACGATCTTATCGAAGATTATACGTTGGAATATAACTCGACCCGTCAAGGTAAAATTACCCAGGAAATCGCCGAAATCACAGGAGGAGCAGAAGCACTTACTGCTTAGGACATGATGGATAGATACGAAGTTTTTATACAAAATTGTAAACAAATTCTTGTTTGCAATTTTGAGAGGAGGAGCAGCGATTTGCTGGAGACTCGAAACAGGTCTGCAAGAATAGTTTCGATGTCGGAAGCATTAAGCTTGCTTCGACGAGGAGCCGAGGCGATGGCCGGTTAATGAATGAAAATGGAGGAAGAAAGATAAATGGCAACCACAACTAAAACCAAACCAAAGACCAGCGAAGGCGTTGTTAGCCAAATAGTCGGTGTCGTAGTCGACGTCGAATTTAAGCCGGATCACCTGCCGGCGATCTATAATGCACTAACCGTGGAACTCGAAGATAAGCTTTTAACTCTCGAAGTCGCTCAGCATTTGAGCGAATCTAGCGTGCGGGCTATTGCTCTCGGTAGCACTGATGGCCTGGAGCGCGGCGTTAAAGTTACCGATACCGGTACGGCTATTTCGGTACCGATTGGCGAGCAGACTCTGGGGCGAATGTTTAACGTTACCGGCCAGCCGATTGATGATAAAGAAGATAAATTTACCAAACACTCCCCGATCCACAAGAGTCCACCGCCGCTGATCGATCAGTCCGCTACGGTTGAAGTTTTGGAAACTGGTATCAAAGTTATTGACTTGATCTGCCCGATGACTAAGGGCGGTAAGGCCGGTTTGTTCGGTGGCGCCGGCGTCGGCAAGACCGTTCTAATTCAGGAACTGATTAACAACATTGCCAAGTTCCACAGCGGTTACAGCGTATTTGCCGGTGTTGGTGAGCGCACCCGCGAAGGCAACGATCTTTACGCCGAAATGACAGAGTCTGGCGTTATTAAGAACACCTCGATGGTCTTCGGCCAAATGAACGAACCGCCAGGAGCTCGCCTGCGCGTTGGTCTTTCTGGATTAACGATCGCCGAAGGCTTCCGCGACCAAGGCAAAGACACACTGTTATTTATCGACAACATCTTCCGCTTTACCCAGGCCGGTGCCGAAGTATCGGCTTTGCTTGGCCGCTTGCCGTCAGCCGTCGGTTATCAACCCAACCTGCAGCAAGAAATGGGTGCGCTGCAAGAAAGAATTACGTCTACGCGCGAGGGTTCGATTACGTCTGTTCAGGCAGTTTATGTGCCGGCCGACGACATGACCGACCCGGCGCCGGCTACCACTTTTGCCCACCTAGACAGCACGATTGTTCTTTCCCGCGCGCTAACAGAAATCGGTATTTATCCAGCCGTCGATCCGCTCGACTCCACATCGAACATCCTTGATCCGGAAATCGTCGGCGAAGAGCACTATAACGTCGCTCGCGAAGTTCAGCGCGTATTGCAGCGCTACAAAGACCTTCAAGACATCATCGCCATGCTCGGCATGGAAGAGCTTTCTGAAGAAGACAAGCTAACCGTTACCAGGGCTCGCAAGATCCAACGTTTCTTTTCTCAGCCGTTCTTTGTGGCCGAGCAGTTTACCGGCAACAAGGGCCAGTACGTTAAGCTAGCTGATACAGTGCAAGGCTTTAAAGAAATTCTTGAAGGCAAGCATGATGAGCTACCCGAGTCTGCTTTCTACCTTAAGGGCGCAATTTCAGACGTCAAAAAGAAGTAGAATCCGATAAGCAATGATCCACTTACAGCTAGTAACATTAACCGGCATTAAGTTCGACGATGACGTTTACGAAGTAACTTTGCCGACGCTAGATGGCGAAATTGGTGTGCTGCAAGATCACATGCCGCTAGTTAGCGTAGCTACCAGCGGAGCCATTGCCATTAGAAAAAATCGTAATGACCCAGATCGCGCGCGCGATATTTTTGCTATCAGCGGCGGTGTGATAGACGTAGAAAATAATAATCTGCGAGTTATTGTGGACGAGGCCGACCATGCCGACAATATCAACGAAGCCGAGGCCGAGGCTGCCCACCAGCGGGCGCTCGCGATGAAAGCCGAAGCTCGTGATCAAGTCAGTCTGGAGCACGCCCAAACCATGGTCGATCGCTCCAGCGCCCGCTTAGATGTCGCTAGGCTCAAGCGCCGCCACCAGCGATAACGGCTCCGCTTACGCTTTGCCTTATGAGGAACCCCTTCGCGGTTCCTCATCGCACCGGGCAAAAAGTGCGATTTTTGCTCGGGCTCTCTTCCGGAGGAATAGCGCGAGGCGTTACTACCTTTCCTTTAGACAGATTTTATTAGGCCCGTATCCAAGTACGAGCCTTGCTGCCGGCATGAAGTGCACCGTGTCTCTATAAGTGATAATATTATGATAACTATGAATAATGAGCTGCCGACCACAACTTTAGTGATTTTCGGCATTACCGGCGATCTAGCCAGCCGATATATTCTGCCGGCGCTGGCTAAACTCGACGAGCTGGGGCAGCTGCCCGAAAACTTTAGGTTACTAGGGCTGTCACGTCGCCAGATTAGCTCGGAAGACGTGCTTAAGGGCGAGACCAGCCGGCTAAAGAAATACCTGGAAACAACCCAAATGGATATGGCCGACCCGGCAGATTACCAAAAGCTAAAAGAAAAATTGCCAGCTCAGGGCCAGAAAATTTTCTACTTATCCATTCCGCCGGCTGCCGTTATGCCAATCTTGCGCCGCTTAAGCGCGGCCGGTTTGAATCACGGCAACACCAAACTGCTTTTAGAAAAACCGTTTGGTTACGATTTGGAGTCCGCCAGAGAATTAATAAGCGAAATCGAGGAGTGCTTTAAAGAAGACCAGGTCTACCGCATAGATCACTACATGGCTAAAGAAATGGCCCAAAACATCTCTGTTTTTCTGGGTAGCAACGCGCTGTTCCGCAAAATCTGGAACAACCAATTTATTGACTCTATCGATATCATAGCGGCCGAGAAAATTGGTATTGAGGGTCGAGCAGATTTTTACGAACAAACCGGCGCTCTGCGTGATATTGTGCAGAACCACTTAATGAATCTGGCCGCCTTAACGTTGATGCGCCCGTGCGGCAGTCTTTTTGAGTTCGAAGATATGCCCGAGCGTCGTCTAGAAGCGCTCAAAAGTCTAAAAGCCGCCGATCCTAACGGAGCTGTTCGGGCTCAATATGATGGCTATCAAGACGAGGTGAGTAATGAGCGCTCGCTTGTTGAAACTTTTGCCGCCGTCACTCTAGAGTCCAGCGACCCGCGCTGGCATGGTGTGCCTATCAAGCTAGTTACGGGCAAAAATTTAGACACCAAAGTTACAGAAATAAGAGTTAGGTTCAAGCAAACTGACGAATCGCAAGCTAACGAACTTTGTCTGCGTATTCAGCCAAAAGAAGGTGTAGAGATTGATCTGTGGGCTAAGCAGCCAGGCTTTAGTCACGATTTGCGCCACTTGCCGCTGTCATTCGATTACGCTCAGGGCGCCGAGCGTTTGCCGAATGCTTACGAACAAGTCTTGGTCGACGCCATGCGCTCACGCACCAGTTTGTTTGCTGGCGCTGGCGAGGTATTAGAAACCTGGCGCGTGCTTCAGCCGATCTTGGAGCATTGGCAAATGAACTCAAATATAAATACCTACAAACCCGGTGTCGCGGTTGAACAAGTGCTCGAGGCCGACGTATAATAGAGTAAATAATGTCAGAATCAATCATAAAAGCCACTAAAGTGGTCAAGACTTTCGGTGACGTAAAAGCCGTGCGCGGCATTAGCTTTGATGTGCCGGCCGGCGAGATTTTTGCTTTTTTGGGTCCGAATGGCGCCGGCAAATCAACGACCATTAGCATGCTGACAACTATGCTCAGGCCGACTAGCGGCGAGCTTTTTTTGAACGGCCACAACGTAGAGACCGACCAAGACGCTGCCCGCCAAAGCTTCGGCATTGTTTTCCAAGACCCGGCCCTTGAAGAAGAATTAACGGCCTACGAAAACATGCAGATCCACGCTGTTTTATACGGCATTCCAAAAGCCGAGCAAAAACCGCGCATCGAAGAGCTAATGAGATTAGTTGATCTATGGGAGCGCAAAGACAGCTTTGTCAAAACTTATTCCGGTGGTATGCGCCGCCGCTTAGAGATTGCCCGGGGCCTGCTTCATCATCCCAAAATTTTATTCTTAGACGAACCAACACTTGGACTCGATACTCAAACCCGCAATTTGCTCTGGGATTATGTCAAAAAATTATCCGACACCGAAGGCATGACTATTTTCTTTACCACTCACTATTTAGATGAAGCCGAGGCGGTGGCCGACCGGATCGCCATAATTGACCACGGCCAAATTATCGCTGAAGGCACAGCTAAACAACTGGCTCAAAAAACCAAGACCAAAAGCTTGGAACAAGCCTATTTGCAGTTGACCGGCAAAGAAGTCCGCGACGAAACGAGCTTGTCTAATAACGGTCTAAACGTTCGTACGGCTCAACGCAATAGGAGACTGCGCTAGTGGAAGTTGTATATACGTTATGGCTCCGCCAAATGAAACGCTACGTGCGGACTCGCTCGCGCGTGGTTGGCGCTATCGGCCAGCCCATTTTATTCCTTTTGGCGCTCGGTTACGGCGTGGGTTCGGTTTACAAAAAAGCCGGCGAAGGCAACTACTTGGAATTTTTAGTACCCGGCATTATTATTCAGACTATTTTATTCAGCGGTGTTTTTTGGGGAATTCAAATTCTATTCGACAAGCGCTTTGGTTTTTTAAAAGAAATGTTAGTGGCGCCGGTTAGCCGGTTTCGCATTTTGCTTGGCAACGCCAGCGGCGGAGCGACTATTTCGCTAATCCAAGGTATTTTTGTGCTGATCATCTCCGTGGCTTTAGGTTTCCGACCGTATAACTGGGCTTATTTGCCGCTTAGCCTGTTGATCATGCTAGCGCTGTGCCTAATGTTGACCAGTTTTGGCGCAGGCCTGGCCAGTATAGTCGAGGATTTCCAGGGCTTTCAGGGAATCAACAACTTTTTGATTTTCCCGTTATTCTTCTTATCGAGTGCGCTTTATCCTCTAACCAATGTGCCAACCGCGCTAAGGATCATGTCTTACTGCAATCCTTTAAGTTACTGCGTGGATGCTCTGCGGTTCAGTATGATTAATCAGCATCACTTTAATATCTTTCTCGATCTTGGCGTGATTGGCGTAACTTTAATTGTTTGTGTGATATTTGCCGTTAATCGGTTTAACCGTTTGCAAGTTTAGTCAGACTTAGTCGAATAGTACCAGCCGGAGCTGCCGGATAGTAAGTTACGCCGGCTTTCAGATGGCCGCCTTGAGCCTGCAGGATGCGCTGGTATTGCTGGTCAATAAAAGAAGTCAGTTTTAGCTGGCCCGCGCTATTTGGGCGAGCGACTATCGGGGTGATATTTTCGTCAGTATTGCCGGTAACCGACAAAATACGGTCTTGCTGGTCAACGTAAATAATTCTAGTCACAGGCATATATCCCCTCAAATGGACCTTTTGAGCGGTGCCCGAATCGTCGTAGCTGGCAAGCGCCAAAGCTTGGCTAGCACCAAGTAAATTTAAAGTTGCTAAAAAAAGCCCGCCTAATATAACTCGTCTCACTTGGCTAACCTCCCCAGGTTGCTAATAATGACTAAACTAAATTATACGTTAGCGGTTTGAACTAGCGCTAGTGGATAAGCGTAGTATTTTTTGCTAAAAAACGCTTGCTAACAAAACCTACAAATATTTATAAGCTTTGTTAGCGCGACAAGCAGACTTTAACTTGGCACGTTGCTGGAGCGACGAAGGCGGGGGAGGGGGCGTGTGATTCACCTCCCCCGCCACGAGCGCCGCTCTCGGCTCCCTCGGAAATGAGACAAAACGAGGGGTGCCAAACTTGCAAATCAGGCAGCGAGAGGGGGAGCGCTTGATTGGCAGCGCCTCCCCTTTTCTCGCCGCTCGCCGATTCCCCGGGGAGAGGACAGGGAGTCGAGCCCTTCAGCTGGACGTCAGCGATTCGGCGTACCAGACGTTCTCGTTCGTGGCCGGGTCCTCGCTCAACGGTTCCGAGTTGAGGTAGAGGTCTTCTCCCTCCTCTTCGATGTCGATCGGCCCGGCGAGCATGGTCACGAGCTTCTCCTTGATCGCCTGCTCGAAGTAGTGCTCGAGCACGCTCTTCAGGAGGTGCTCGGCGACGTCGCGATTGATGGACAGCTGGAGGGTAACCCTGCCGACGCTCTCGAGATCATCGGAGATCTCGAACATGATCAGCATGGCGTTGGACTCCAGCTTCCGGCGGTCGTCGAACAGCTTCGTGAGGACGCGACCCACCTGCTTCCAGGTGGTCTCGATCATCTCGATCAGTCCGTCGATTTCCGCTTCGAACTTCGGCGGAACATCACCTTCGCAGATGATGCGGTAGGTCAGGAAGGCCTGCGAGGCGCCGTTATGACGCATAGTCTTGCAGTCGTAGCACATGACCCCTCTCGTGTGGTAGCAACACCTCGGCATTTGTTGCCTTAAGCGGCGCATTCGGCGCGCCACAAGGTGAGGGCCAAACACTTATTAAAAATGCTTGGTTCTCACCTTGTGATGCAAAGTCTGCTTGTCAATAAAAACAACTTCGGAGTAATCTCAAACGAAGTTAAGCATATTATACTATAAAATTACGCTATTACAACACTAAGAAAAGAGATGATATACTTAAGCGTAATGGATGCCGAAGCAACCGCTATTAAAATAAATAATTTATCAAAACGCTACGCCAGTTCTGAGCATTTGGCATTGAATAAACTGTCGCTTGCGGTTAAGCCCGGCGAAGTTTACGGATTCTTGGGCGCTAACGGCGCCG
This window of the Candidatus Saccharimonadales bacterium genome carries:
- the atpF gene encoding F0F1 ATP synthase subunit B, with translation MISLIIEFAADSANSGILGLDVHEFVVQLITFILAILALMKFAVSPINKMLDARRETIEKGVSLGEKMQKDQAEMEAKVAAALRDAREQADKIIADAAEHGRQAIVEAEAKAKEKAEAIIASGQERVEQDIKEARTKLEKELSGLVAEATEAVIGEKVDAKKDAALIDKALRGRA
- a CDS encoding F0F1 ATP synthase subunit delta; protein product: MSSKISRSELVVILDKLSTKLPSKKFSREVANYLLSEKRTGELDSLARELINYRAEKGVVEVTAVSARALSSTAVSEVKQKVKQLYPGARQIIINQRIDDSQIGGVRLEFPDKQLDLTLRSKINKFKQQTVGN
- the atpA gene encoding F0F1 ATP synthase subunit alpha — protein: MATDLNVKNLSGDIRAAIAELKKRPEIESVGIVTRAADGIVWIYGLRSCGYSEMIEIDAVGGGVVTAFALNLGEDEIGAVLLGADDRVEAGAKARLSGKVLEVPVGPELAGRVVNPLGQPLDGGEPIKTKQTARVERPAPGVLDRKHVAEPLMTGLTAIDTLVPIGRGQRELIIGDRQTGKTAIAVDAMINQARSKSGVINVYVAIGQKLSKIAALTERLKREKVMDQTIIVATSPSDPAALLYLAPYAATAMGEYFRDNKQHALIIYDDLSKHAVAYRQMSLLLRRPPGREAYPGDVFYLHSRLLERSAKLADKLGGGSLTALPIIETQAGDISAYIPTNVISITDGQIFLETNLFYQGIRPAISVGLSVSRVGGDAQTKAIKSVGGGLKLSLAQFRELASFSQFSTDLDEETRSTIERGQRLTELLKQPQYSPKSIWEMYCSLLAVTNGCFDNVELPKIKPAEAALLAELKSKHAKLVEAINKGDKPTDEQTNQVLKVAQTIAKSYETTKSNQNRAA
- the atpG gene encoding ATP synthase F1 subunit gamma codes for the protein MPSLITLKRRIGSIKNTRQITKAMELVSSSKLRRAQAAALASRAYREAAYDLLSRLNQVKEVEQQPLFKKRPIKTRLYVVITSNSGLAGAYNSNVLKLLAQDLKQDQSEKVKSSAITVGSKGAQFVRRVENVELFSHYPAFGDEPTEGDIVPLLNSVIDAYREEKVDEVRLIYTEFKSSLSQVATSLSLLPAGTEEMPKEPPATAGFMNFEPDVETVIHNAGVRLIQAQIWQALLESNASEHAMRAVAMKNATDNADDLIEDYTLEYNSTRQGKITQEIAEITGGAEALTA
- the atpD gene encoding F0F1 ATP synthase subunit beta, with the translated sequence MATTTKTKPKTSEGVVSQIVGVVVDVEFKPDHLPAIYNALTVELEDKLLTLEVAQHLSESSVRAIALGSTDGLERGVKVTDTGTAISVPIGEQTLGRMFNVTGQPIDDKEDKFTKHSPIHKSPPPLIDQSATVEVLETGIKVIDLICPMTKGGKAGLFGGAGVGKTVLIQELINNIAKFHSGYSVFAGVGERTREGNDLYAEMTESGVIKNTSMVFGQMNEPPGARLRVGLSGLTIAEGFRDQGKDTLLFIDNIFRFTQAGAEVSALLGRLPSAVGYQPNLQQEMGALQERITSTREGSITSVQAVYVPADDMTDPAPATTFAHLDSTIVLSRALTEIGIYPAVDPLDSTSNILDPEIVGEEHYNVAREVQRVLQRYKDLQDIIAMLGMEELSEEDKLTVTRARKIQRFFSQPFFVAEQFTGNKGQYVKLADTVQGFKEILEGKHDELPESAFYLKGAISDVKKK
- the atpC gene encoding ATP synthase F1 subunit epsilon, with product MIHLQLVTLTGIKFDDDVYEVTLPTLDGEIGVLQDHMPLVSVATSGAIAIRKNRNDPDRARDIFAISGGVIDVENNNLRVIVDEADHADNINEAEAEAAHQRALAMKAEARDQVSLEHAQTMVDRSSARLDVARLKRRHQR
- a CDS encoding glucose-6-phosphate dehydrogenase, translated to MNNELPTTTLVIFGITGDLASRYILPALAKLDELGQLPENFRLLGLSRRQISSEDVLKGETSRLKKYLETTQMDMADPADYQKLKEKLPAQGQKIFYLSIPPAAVMPILRRLSAAGLNHGNTKLLLEKPFGYDLESARELISEIEECFKEDQVYRIDHYMAKEMAQNISVFLGSNALFRKIWNNQFIDSIDIIAAEKIGIEGRADFYEQTGALRDIVQNHLMNLAALTLMRPCGSLFEFEDMPERRLEALKSLKAADPNGAVRAQYDGYQDEVSNERSLVETFAAVTLESSDPRWHGVPIKLVTGKNLDTKVTEIRVRFKQTDESQANELCLRIQPKEGVEIDLWAKQPGFSHDLRHLPLSFDYAQGAERLPNAYEQVLVDAMRSRTSLFAGAGEVLETWRVLQPILEHWQMNSNINTYKPGVAVEQVLEADV
- a CDS encoding ATP-binding cassette domain-containing protein, producing MSESIIKATKVVKTFGDVKAVRGISFDVPAGEIFAFLGPNGAGKSTTISMLTTMLRPTSGELFLNGHNVETDQDAARQSFGIVFQDPALEEELTAYENMQIHAVLYGIPKAEQKPRIEELMRLVDLWERKDSFVKTYSGGMRRRLEIARGLLHHPKILFLDEPTLGLDTQTRNLLWDYVKKLSDTEGMTIFFTTHYLDEAEAVADRIAIIDHGQIIAEGTAKQLAQKTKTKSLEQAYLQLTGKEVRDETSLSNNGLNVRTAQRNRRLR
- a CDS encoding ABC transporter permease — its product is MEVVYTLWLRQMKRYVRTRSRVVGAIGQPILFLLALGYGVGSVYKKAGEGNYLEFLVPGIIIQTILFSGVFWGIQILFDKRFGFLKEMLVAPVSRFRILLGNASGGATISLIQGIFVLIISVALGFRPYNWAYLPLSLLIMLALCLMLTSFGAGLASIVEDFQGFQGINNFLIFPLFFLSSALYPLTNVPTALRIMSYCNPLSYCVDALRFSMINQHHFNIFLDLGVIGVTLIVCVIFAVNRFNRLQV